From Catharus ustulatus isolate bCatUst1 chromosome 6, bCatUst1.pri.v2, whole genome shotgun sequence, a single genomic window includes:
- the PTH gene encoding parathyroid hormone — translation MTSIRNLVWAAILLCAMCLFTSSDGRPMVKRSVSEMQLMHNLGEHRHAVERQDWLQMKLQDVHSALEDARTQRPRGKDDVVLGRRLLPEHLKKSMDLDKAYMEVLFKTKP, via the exons ATGACTTCTATAAGAAACCTGGTCTGGGCTGCAATCCTTTTATGTGCCATGTGCCTTTTTACATCCTCTGATGGAAGACCAATGGT GAAGAGGTCGGTGAGTGAGATGCAGCTGATGCACAACCTGGGCGAGCACCGGCACGCGGTGGAGAGGCAGGACTGGCTGCAGATGAAGCTGCAGGACGTGCACAGCGCCCTGGAGGACGCTCGCACCCAGAGGCCCCGCGGCAAGGACGACGTGGTGCTGGGCCGCAGGCTGCTCCCGGAGCACCTGAAGAAATCCATGGATCTGGACAAGGCTTACATGGAGGTCCTCTTTAAAACAAAGCCCTAG